Proteins from a genomic interval of Apium graveolens cultivar Ventura unplaced genomic scaffold, ASM990537v1 ctg7241, whole genome shotgun sequence:
- the LOC141703959 gene encoding secreted RxLR effector protein 161-like — MGVVSRFMEAPTTKHQQAVKHILRYIQGTVDHGLEYEKTGSKRVMIGFSDSDLAGDKQGVIALSSREAEYMAATTAACHSIWLRGLLDELIGQEVGVVTYPTKSSGQAMRKLLGVKDIGTGEPGMQKYV; from the exons ATGGGAGTGGTTAGTAGATTCATGGAAGCACCCACGACGAAACATCAACAAGCAGTAAagcatattttgagatatataCAAGGCACAGTCGACCATGGACTTGAGTATGAGAAAACTGGGAGCAAGAGGGTTATGATTGGGTTTTCAGACAGTGATTTAGCAGGTGAC AAACAGGGAGTGATTGCACTTTCTTCCCGTGAAGCAGAGTATATGGCGGCAACCACAGCGGCGTGTCATAGTATATGGCTTCGAGGCTTACTGGATGAACTAATAGGGCAAGAAGTTGGAGTTGTGAC ATATCCTACCAAAAGCTCTGGGCAAGCAATGAGGAAGCTATTAGGTGTCAAGGACATTGGTACAGGCGAACCAGGCATGCAGAAATATGTTTAG